In Nitrososphaerota archaeon, a genomic segment contains:
- a CDS encoding ABC transporter ATP-binding protein has protein sequence MVQILRIENLSHAFGQLKVLEDVNIDLDHGKITAIIGPNGSGKSTLFNLISGVLRPQKGKIRLNGTDVVGMEPYIIARRGIFRTFQDPQPFYNMSVLENVKTASLLNGTASGEGLLDILALCNLENEANTDAADLSFANLRFLELARVMAAKPKLLLADEPFSGLSTSEIKLASDLLAKIRDQFKASILMTGHLVGHLANAAQDFIVLHRGKVIARGSVDQVRKDPAVQETYLGKDNAED, from the coding sequence AGTTCTTGAAGATGTAAATATAGATCTTGATCATGGCAAGATAACTGCTATAATAGGACCAAATGGTTCGGGAAAATCTACGCTGTTCAACCTGATAAGTGGGGTTCTTCGGCCACAAAAAGGCAAGATACGGTTAAATGGGACTGACGTTGTAGGCATGGAACCGTATATCATTGCTAGAAGAGGCATATTTAGGACGTTTCAGGATCCGCAACCCTTCTACAATATGAGCGTGTTGGAAAACGTCAAGACTGCATCGCTTCTAAACGGCACTGCATCTGGAGAAGGACTATTAGACATTCTTGCACTTTGCAATCTTGAAAACGAAGCAAACACGGACGCTGCAGACCTAAGCTTTGCAAACCTTCGATTTCTTGAATTAGCTAGAGTTATGGCGGCGAAACCCAAATTGCTGCTTGCAGACGAACCCTTTTCAGGTCTTAGTACTTCGGAAATAAAACTAGCATCAGATTTGCTGGCTAAGATTCGCGATCAATTTAAAGCTTCAATTTTGATGACCGGTCATCTAGTAGGACATTTAGCAAATGCCGCACAAGATTTCATAGTTCTACATAGAGGGAAAGTAATAGCTAGAGGCTCAGTTGATCAAGTTCGCAAAGACCCGGCCGTGCAGGAAACCTACCTAGGGAAAGACAATGCTGAAGATTAA
- a CDS encoding ABC transporter ATP-binding protein: protein MLKINDITVARNNNTILSNLSLNIGKNEIVAIFGHNGAGKSSLFKTICGLVKQSQGSISLDDVVIDNMKPNQRAELGIIQVQEGSRIFSSMTVLENLELGAFRNVARRNMEENLKEIFRIFPKLDERKDQKAGTLSGGEKQILAIARGLMSEPKLLMLDEPSLGLAPINKQQIFTTVKDMGSGFATLLIEQDILGALKISDRAIFMREGRIMYERSSNELLKDRQTIRDLMEL, encoded by the coding sequence ATGCTGAAGATTAATGATATAACCGTAGCCAGAAACAATAACACTATACTCTCTAATTTATCGCTCAATATTGGTAAGAATGAGATAGTAGCAATTTTTGGGCATAACGGAGCTGGCAAGTCGAGCCTTTTCAAGACAATCTGCGGTCTTGTAAAGCAGTCACAGGGTTCGATTTCACTTGACGATGTTGTAATTGATAATATGAAACCAAACCAAAGAGCAGAACTCGGCATAATACAGGTTCAGGAAGGTAGCAGGATTTTTTCCTCCATGACAGTTTTAGAAAACTTAGAGCTCGGCGCCTTCAGAAATGTTGCAAGGAGAAATATGGAAGAAAACCTGAAAGAGATCTTTAGAATCTTCCCAAAACTAGATGAAAGGAAAGACCAGAAGGCTGGAACTCTAAGTGGGGGAGAGAAGCAGATTCTTGCCATAGCCAGAGGTTTGATGTCAGAACCGAAACTACTAATGCTCGACGAACCTTCGCTGGGTCTCGCACCAATAAACAAACAGCAAATATTCACTACGGTAAAGGATATGGGCAGTGGGTTTGCAACATTGCTAATTGAACAGGATATTTTAGGAGCTTTGAAGATTTCAGATCGGGCAATTTTTATGCGAGAAGGCAGAATTATGTATGAACGCTCCAGCAACGAATTGTTAAAAGATCGCCAGACTATTCGCGACCTAATGGAGCTCTGA
- a CDS encoding ABC transporter ATP-binding protein: MSAVAIEAKNVIKQYGSFRAVDDLTIDIEKGGVVALLGPNGAGKSTFLKCILGLIGFRGDISVNGISVHENGKEARKFVGYVPQNPSLYEGISVEETLKFYADVRGTPHGKIRELLEFVGLDLWGRAKVTALSMGMKQRLMLATALLADPPLLLLDEPTANLDIRRQLEFRSLLNTLIGQGKTVVFTTHILGDVTELTRNILVLNKGKLIATGSVEQLMKQLDLNAHLYILLEDFASQKARDIIVNSGGRDITEENGWIVATCDPEKKLGILNSLRDAGYKIKDFKVEDPNLETAFLRLTGDTNA, from the coding sequence TTGTCAGCAGTAGCCATTGAGGCAAAAAATGTTATCAAACAATACGGTTCATTCAGGGCTGTAGACGATCTCACCATCGACATCGAAAAGGGCGGAGTAGTAGCGCTTCTTGGTCCTAACGGCGCTGGCAAGTCAACATTCCTCAAATGCATTCTTGGTCTAATAGGTTTCCGTGGAGATATTTCGGTGAATGGAATCTCCGTGCATGAAAACGGGAAAGAAGCACGAAAGTTTGTCGGTTATGTTCCCCAAAATCCTTCGCTATACGAGGGAATAAGCGTCGAAGAAACTTTGAAGTTCTACGCAGATGTACGTGGTACTCCCCATGGAAAGATACGTGAATTATTGGAATTTGTGGGTCTTGATCTATGGGGAAGAGCTAAGGTCACAGCATTGTCTATGGGTATGAAGCAGAGACTGATGCTGGCAACGGCATTGCTTGCCGATCCTCCATTACTTTTGCTCGATGAACCAACAGCAAACCTCGATATTCGAAGGCAGCTCGAGTTCAGAAGTCTTCTAAACACGCTCATAGGGCAGGGAAAGACTGTTGTATTCACTACGCACATCTTGGGTGACGTCACCGAATTGACTAGGAACATACTTGTACTCAACAAAGGAAAACTGATAGCAACTGGCTCTGTAGAGCAACTGATGAAGCAGCTCGACCTTAACGCTCATCTATACATACTATTGGAAGATTTTGCATCGCAGAAAGCAAGGGACATCATAGTCAACTCGGGCGGAAGAGACATTACAGAAGAAAACGGTTGGATTGTTGCTACATGCGACCCCGAAAAGAAACTCGGAATTCTGAATTCGTTAAGAGATGCAGGTTACAAGATAAAAGACTTTAAGGTGGAGGATCCGAATCTGGAAACTGCCTTCCTCAGGTTAACTGGTGATACAAATGCCTAG
- a CDS encoding ABC transporter permease has translation MPSPFLIIMKKEFRDSLKSRWLLSFAVTFFFLALGVPYIILRGGGVLPEDYPGMVVSTLVSLSVPLVPLIALAMSSTSVSGERETGTLEFLLAQPASKMEVFLGKYVGILVSITLAMILGYGTAELLVYSSNPVFALQFLYGLVYSMMLSGAAISLGFLVSVLSKGRVNAQGAGIFIWFLMVVIYDVGFLGVIAVVLDLSEYLVPMTLANPVELTRTISLMHMARSPLGGELGPVATYMSRTWGPDLTVTILSTTLGLWILIPLGISAIIFRKQDAR, from the coding sequence ATGCCTAGTCCATTCCTCATAATAATGAAAAAAGAGTTCCGTGACTCCCTAAAGAGCAGGTGGCTCCTATCGTTCGCAGTCACGTTCTTCTTCCTTGCGTTGGGGGTTCCGTACATCATTCTTAGAGGCGGAGGGGTGCTTCCAGAAGACTACCCAGGCATGGTAGTATCTACGCTAGTTTCCCTTTCTGTTCCGCTAGTCCCCTTGATAGCTCTAGCAATGTCTTCGACTAGCGTTTCAGGAGAGAGAGAAACAGGGACATTAGAGTTCTTGCTTGCTCAGCCTGCGAGCAAGATGGAAGTATTTCTGGGCAAATATGTAGGAATACTAGTTTCAATAACTCTTGCAATGATTCTGGGTTACGGTACTGCTGAGCTACTAGTGTATTCTAGCAATCCCGTCTTCGCATTGCAGTTTCTATACGGCCTAGTATACTCGATGATGCTGTCTGGCGCTGCAATCTCATTGGGTTTCCTTGTTTCGGTACTGTCGAAGGGAAGGGTCAATGCTCAGGGTGCAGGGATATTCATATGGTTCCTTATGGTGGTCATATACGACGTTGGATTCTTGGGCGTTATAGCTGTAGTTCTTGACCTTAGCGAGTATCTGGTGCCTATGACGCTAGCCAATCCCGTTGAATTGACAAGAACTATATCGCTGATGCACATGGCAAGGAGCCCTCTTGGAGGAGAGCTTGGACCCGTAGCGACGTATATGAGCAGAACATGGGGACCTGACCTTACCGTAACTATACTTTCAACGACATTGGGACTCTGGATACTCATCCCTCTGGGAATCTCTGCCATAATATTCAGGAAGCAAGACGCTAGGTAA
- a CDS encoding ParB/RepB/Spo0J family partition protein, which yields MYSIKEHGLLEPIIVRPKGSYFEVVAGNRRFTACKNMGWRKILCHIISLEDREAYEVSLVENVQRRTLSPVEEAKAYRNYVSIHGWGGVSELARKIGKSQEYVSKRLRLLDLPQEVLEQIIRQRITPSIGEELLQIESSEGRKLLGIMAANTNMTRAEVREIVKFSCINNATRNFDADDLKVKVLSRALRRVIAALQISLARMDRVIEDIGEDWIVREFLMQHRMLVHDQISSVIRFRKRIEKPAVCDSQTNIWCGLREGSLITT from the coding sequence ATCTATTCAATTAAAGAGCACGGTCTCCTCGAACCTATAATTGTAAGACCAAAGGGCTCCTACTTTGAAGTCGTTGCAGGAAACAGGAGATTCACAGCATGCAAGAACATGGGATGGAGGAAAATACTCTGCCATATAATCAGCCTTGAAGATAGGGAAGCCTATGAAGTCTCTCTTGTCGAAAATGTTCAAAGGAGAACTCTATCACCCGTAGAAGAGGCTAAGGCTTACAGGAATTATGTCTCAATACATGGCTGGGGAGGGGTGTCGGAGCTTGCACGCAAGATCGGGAAAAGCCAAGAATATGTCAGTAAAAGATTACGCCTTCTAGACCTTCCTCAAGAGGTTTTAGAGCAAATTATTCGCCAGCGAATAACTCCGAGCATAGGAGAAGAACTTCTTCAGATAGAGAGCAGCGAGGGACGTAAGCTGCTAGGCATAATGGCCGCTAATACAAACATGACAAGGGCAGAGGTCAGAGAAATTGTTAAGTTCAGTTGCATAAACAATGCAACCAGAAACTTTGATGCGGACGATCTTAAGGTTAAGGTACTATCACGCGCTTTAAGAAGAGTGATTGCAGCTCTCCAGATTTCGTTAGCAAGAATGGATAGAGTAATAGAAGATATCGGAGAGGATTGGATAGTTAGAGAATTTCTTATGCAACATAGAATGCTAGTTCATGATCAGATATCTTCCGTCATTAGATTTAGAAAAAGAATTGAAAAGCCTGCTGTGTGTGATAGCCAGACCAATATTTGGTGTGGGCTTAGAGAAGGAAGCCTTATTACGACATAA
- a CDS encoding sugar ABC transporter permease — protein sequence MKVAYLYVAPLVIAIVGIGILPLGHAFYISLTDLSAAKPEPEFVGLKNYQDFLTAPFFLNSVRVTTIFVVGTVVMEFLVGLYLALLMFGKVRGKKVFDKILFVPIAISPIVMGVLYSPNVVLDDVNTLLYYGLCISPICSENTGIFLNTALPVVYYGMMIMSDVFVWGPLMMLVILAILNNIPKEHFEAAEISGATPFQMFRRLTFPAIIHSPILAAMIVLRVVDNFRAYEIPFTWSFWLFQERLGAPIDTFSVVMFKMLSGSDFPLSQIAAVGLLLMAFSVTTAVVLMKAITKSWEGIR from the coding sequence ATGAAGGTTGCTTATCTTTACGTGGCTCCGCTTGTGATTGCGATCGTGGGGATAGGAATTCTTCCCTTGGGGCATGCTTTCTACATAAGCCTAACGGATTTATCTGCTGCCAAGCCAGAGCCTGAGTTCGTTGGACTCAAAAACTATCAAGACTTCTTGACAGCACCCTTCTTTTTGAACTCCGTTCGCGTCACGACGATCTTTGTCGTAGGAACAGTAGTAATGGAATTCCTTGTCGGTCTTTATTTGGCACTATTGATGTTTGGGAAGGTTCGCGGTAAGAAGGTATTTGACAAGATTCTTTTTGTTCCTATAGCTATATCACCTATAGTTATGGGAGTGCTTTACTCTCCGAACGTGGTTCTTGATGATGTGAACACGCTGCTATACTATGGGCTTTGCATATCTCCAATATGCAGCGAAAATACGGGCATATTCCTCAACACGGCCCTCCCGGTGGTATATTACGGCATGATGATAATGTCCGATGTTTTTGTCTGGGGTCCTTTAATGATGCTTGTCATACTTGCAATTCTTAATAACATTCCCAAAGAGCATTTTGAGGCTGCTGAGATAAGTGGCGCAACACCATTTCAAATGTTTAGACGCCTTACCTTCCCCGCTATAATTCATTCACCTATACTTGCTGCAATGATAGTACTCCGAGTTGTTGATAACTTTAGGGCATACGAAATTCCATTTACTTGGAGTTTCTGGTTATTTCAGGAGAGGTTGGGAGCTCCTATAGATACATTTAGCGTTGTGATGTTCAAGATGCTCTCAGGTTCTGACTTTCCTCTTTCACAAATAGCAGCTGTTGGACTCCTTCTAATGGCTTTCAGTGTCACAACTGCTGTTGTTCTAATGAAAGCGATTACAAAAAGCTGGGAGGGTATAAGATGA
- a CDS encoding carbohydrate ABC transporter permease: MNFAKISFFLLCLAAFWIIWPIFTMFNEGMRVDLGPLMSGRGSSYIGRFFQPQGGIRYNPITFIRAFTFENFPRAVLNSTVIAAISIGLALAVGILAAYALARYRFKGRGLITLLVLMLRTITPLAVIVPFFIVYGQIGLFDTHIGMGLVYLIINIPIVTFMMRGFFADIPQSMYEAASSSGASEMQILRKVALPLVIPGILATTIFAFVATWNEFLFAQFLSGVQAKPVSRGVWSGFAEAIESFKVLDFDELNANATLAMIPALVLSFMIRKYVARGFTLGTAR, encoded by the coding sequence ATGAACTTCGCCAAGATCAGCTTCTTCCTTCTGTGCCTTGCAGCGTTCTGGATAATATGGCCCATCTTCACCATGTTTAACGAAGGCATGAGAGTAGACTTGGGTCCTCTCATGTCTGGGAGAGGGTCCAGCTATATAGGCAGATTCTTCCAACCTCAAGGAGGAATAAGATATAACCCTATCACTTTCATACGAGCTTTTACCTTCGAAAACTTTCCCAGAGCCGTTCTTAATAGCACCGTCATAGCCGCAATTAGTATTGGCTTGGCCTTGGCTGTTGGAATACTGGCTGCTTATGCACTTGCGCGTTATAGGTTCAAAGGAAGAGGCCTAATTACGCTCCTTGTACTTATGCTCAGGACTATAACTCCTCTGGCTGTTATAGTTCCCTTTTTCATAGTCTATGGTCAGATAGGACTCTTTGATACCCACATTGGGATGGGACTCGTATACCTGATAATCAATATACCTATAGTTACATTTATGATGCGAGGGTTCTTCGCCGATATTCCGCAGTCGATGTATGAAGCTGCTTCATCAAGTGGAGCCTCAGAAATGCAGATCTTACGAAAGGTTGCCTTACCGCTTGTAATCCCAGGCATCCTGGCAACCACCATCTTTGCCTTCGTTGCTACTTGGAATGAATTCTTATTCGCCCAATTCCTATCTGGTGTTCAGGCCAAACCAGTCAGCAGAGGAGTGTGGTCAGGATTTGCAGAAGCTATAGAATCCTTCAAGGTTTTGGACTTTGATGAACTTAACGCCAATGCAACATTGGCTATGATACCCGCACTAGTATTATCATTTATGATTAGGAAATATGTCGCCAGAGGCTTTACGTTAGGTACCGCTCGCTAG
- a CDS encoding ABC transporter ATP-binding protein translates to MVSVSLKNVTKRFGNVAAIEGVNLEINDKEFLSILGPSGGGKTTLLRLIAGLEVPTEGEVYFDGKLVNGVPPRDRNISLVFQNYALFPHLTAFHNIAFPLTVRKTPKPDIDRRVKEVAELLGIQHILDRKPKELSGGEQQRVALGRAIVRQPDVFLMDEPLSSVDASMRIAMRTELKKLQKTLGTTLVYVTHDQTEAMTMADKIAVLRNGKLVQIDAPQAIYDSPKDSWVASFIGNPPMNLIPATILSNGQAELSGVRPPITIKALTKKDGLSSGRKVHVGIRPEDIEVKAEQVNGATCKGEVYLLESLGDSMIVDIKVGNSIIRAREKVDFRAQIGAQVFMRFNERRLTLFDLDTGTAIS, encoded by the coding sequence ATGGTCAGCGTATCGCTGAAGAATGTAACCAAGCGTTTTGGAAACGTTGCAGCCATAGAAGGTGTTAATCTAGAAATAAACGACAAGGAATTTCTGTCGATCTTAGGGCCTTCGGGAGGAGGTAAGACGACTCTCCTTAGACTCATTGCAGGATTAGAGGTTCCGACCGAGGGTGAGGTCTACTTTGACGGCAAATTGGTAAATGGAGTTCCGCCTCGCGATAGGAACATATCGCTTGTCTTTCAGAACTATGCCCTTTTCCCGCACCTCACTGCATTCCATAACATAGCCTTTCCTCTTACTGTTCGCAAAACTCCAAAGCCAGATATAGACAGGAGGGTGAAGGAGGTGGCAGAACTCTTGGGAATACAGCATATTCTTGACCGAAAGCCCAAAGAGCTCAGCGGGGGAGAACAACAGAGAGTCGCGTTAGGAAGGGCAATTGTAAGGCAGCCAGATGTCTTCTTGATGGACGAACCTCTCTCAAGCGTCGATGCTAGCATGAGAATTGCAATGAGAACTGAACTTAAGAAGTTACAAAAAACCCTAGGAACGACTTTGGTCTATGTTACACATGACCAGACAGAGGCGATGACTATGGCCGACAAAATTGCAGTGTTGAGGAATGGAAAACTTGTTCAAATCGATGCCCCTCAGGCAATTTACGACTCACCAAAGGACTCTTGGGTAGCATCGTTTATCGGTAATCCCCCGATGAACCTTATCCCTGCGACTATATTATCAAATGGACAGGCCGAGCTAAGTGGGGTTCGGCCGCCAATAACTATCAAGGCTCTTACTAAGAAAGATGGGCTGTCTTCTGGTAGGAAGGTGCACGTGGGCATTAGACCTGAGGATATAGAGGTTAAAGCTGAGCAGGTGAACGGGGCCACATGTAAAGGAGAGGTATATCTGCTCGAGTCGCTCGGTGATAGCATGATAGTTGACATAAAGGTAGGCAATTCGATCATTAGAGCTCGGGAAAAGGTCGACTTCAGAGCTCAGATTGGAGCCCAAGTCTTTATGCGATTCAACGAAAGAAGGCTGACCCTTTTCGACCTCGACACTGGGACGGCTATAAGCTAG
- a CDS encoding site-specific DNA-methyltransferase yields the protein MGTAHKVIFGNALSMKELPKNSIHLVVTSPPYFNAPFDYPDFFKTYKDFLDLIKGVAKELKRVVAQGRVCCFVVDDMLVDGEKFPVVADITKIMTRAGFRYRDRIVWMKPKGYVRISRRSGVLLQHPYPMYFYPDNMQESILIFQKGRFDYSYLKKLSSEVVEASRIDVKEFNGRSIPFTVWDDIAGERKAIPDTWQITNVLPMKGRLEEGIAAFPDEIPRRLIKLFTFVGENVLDPFAGSGTTLKVAKELGRNSFGYELDLELKPIIAEKLGIRQSTLSNDKTEIVERADAAHYRTSLQKIVKQKESVATS from the coding sequence ATGGGGACTGCTCACAAAGTAATATTTGGTAATGCTCTTAGCATGAAGGAGCTACCCAAAAATAGCATTCATCTTGTGGTCACGTCCCCTCCGTATTTCAATGCTCCTTTTGATTATCCAGATTTTTTCAAAACATACAAGGATTTCTTAGACCTCATCAAAGGAGTAGCGAAGGAACTGAAGAGGGTTGTAGCCCAGGGTAGGGTATGTTGCTTCGTGGTGGATGACATGTTGGTAGACGGAGAAAAATTTCCAGTCGTTGCTGACATAACCAAAATCATGACGCGAGCTGGATTCAGGTATAGGGATAGAATTGTTTGGATGAAGCCCAAGGGATATGTTCGTATCAGTCGAAGAAGCGGTGTTTTGCTGCAGCATCCATACCCAATGTATTTCTATCCAGATAACATGCAGGAAAGTATTCTGATTTTTCAGAAGGGCAGGTTCGACTATTCTTATTTGAAGAAACTTTCCTCTGAAGTAGTCGAAGCGTCTAGGATTGATGTTAAAGAGTTCAACGGGAGGAGTATACCTTTCACAGTTTGGGACGATATCGCGGGTGAAAGGAAAGCGATTCCAGATACATGGCAAATTACGAATGTATTGCCGATGAAGGGCAGGTTAGAAGAAGGTATTGCGGCTTTCCCCGACGAAATTCCCAGACGACTAATCAAGCTCTTTACATTTGTGGGCGAGAATGTTTTAGATCCATTTGCAGGTTCGGGAACGACGCTGAAAGTTGCGAAAGAGCTTGGAAGAAATTCATTCGGTTACGAACTGGATTTGGAATTGAAACCTATCATTGCGGAGAAGCTTGGCATCAGACAATCTACTCTCTCAAATGACAAAACCGAAATTGTTGAAAGAGCTGATGCTGCACACTATCGAACCAGCCTCCAGAAAATTGTCAAGCAGAAAGAAAGCGTAGCTACCAGTTGA
- a CDS encoding ATP-dependent DNA helicase has translation MKFCPVCSSRMKLIGGTSFVCVRCGNRDVGESRARQEPITLRNCFPFKSVRPSQEAILKELEAVLQSKKFIILEAPVGFGKSAVAVALCKYLGSAHILTATKQLQDQYSSNFHYPTIKGKGNFQCHVRTTSGALLPCSMGRCLVDWDLNDCPHYLSFEEYKQHKNNSCSRDSKCEHLKDRKQCTYYEQKWYGLMSPVAVYNYSFLLSELKYAKNVPKKKLLVCDEAHDLEKQIVGFASFQLKKSNLQPYHDELRPGEEFEIAHKGQDDPAAWLDVLSNAKDLLDEYLGIHKEADEAQDKVAVCKNMLESLESCMDSIKTNSTNWVVNNVKVNGNLSVEEVTFQPLNTSSYTSPLFEIADKVLMMSATIFSDERLYKSLGILASEAAIIRVQDSAFPVKNRPIYALNTAALNKASMDSSLESIALAIDKIMDRHANERGIVHTTSYTQARYIVGHVSEPNRKRLINTEGSFDRSILIRMHGASDASVLISPSLHEGVDLKDDLSRFQVIVKVPYPDLSDRRTKTILQMDRAWYDWQTAQRLVQTYGRSVRSETDHAITYVLDSNFTRFVNTNRDLFPKYFLDAIKVGEPFRN, from the coding sequence ATGAAATTCTGCCCGGTGTGTAGCAGCCGAATGAAACTCATTGGAGGTACGAGTTTCGTCTGTGTTAGATGCGGAAACAGAGACGTAGGAGAAAGCCGAGCACGGCAGGAGCCCATTACATTGAGAAATTGTTTTCCGTTCAAATCTGTTAGACCATCTCAGGAGGCCATCCTTAAGGAATTAGAGGCAGTTTTACAATCCAAGAAGTTTATCATCCTAGAGGCACCTGTAGGTTTCGGAAAGTCTGCTGTCGCTGTAGCACTCTGCAAATACCTTGGCTCAGCTCACATACTCACGGCTACAAAGCAGCTTCAAGATCAATATTCCAGTAATTTCCATTATCCAACGATCAAAGGTAAAGGTAACTTCCAATGCCATGTCAGGACAACATCTGGGGCTCTATTGCCCTGTAGTATGGGCAGATGCTTGGTCGATTGGGATCTGAACGATTGTCCTCATTACCTATCATTTGAGGAATACAAACAGCACAAGAACAACTCTTGCAGTAGAGATTCAAAATGCGAACATCTCAAGGATAGAAAACAATGCACGTACTATGAACAGAAGTGGTACGGCCTTATGAGTCCAGTTGCTGTCTACAACTATTCTTTTCTCCTTAGCGAGTTGAAGTACGCCAAGAACGTTCCCAAGAAGAAGTTACTGGTATGTGACGAAGCTCACGATCTAGAAAAGCAGATAGTTGGTTTCGCATCATTCCAGCTAAAGAAGAGTAACTTGCAGCCATACCATGACGAGCTAAGGCCAGGCGAGGAGTTTGAGATTGCGCATAAAGGTCAAGACGACCCAGCAGCATGGCTGGATGTATTATCCAATGCGAAGGATCTGTTAGATGAATACCTCGGAATTCATAAGGAAGCTGACGAAGCGCAGGACAAGGTTGCGGTATGCAAGAACATGCTGGAATCTTTAGAGAGTTGTATGGATAGCATCAAAACGAACAGTACGAATTGGGTAGTCAACAACGTAAAGGTAAACGGCAACCTCTCTGTTGAAGAGGTTACTTTTCAGCCATTAAACACCAGTAGTTACACATCACCTCTCTTCGAGATAGCTGATAAGGTTCTGATGATGTCAGCGACAATCTTTTCTGATGAAAGGCTGTACAAATCGCTTGGAATACTTGCTTCAGAAGCTGCTATCATCAGGGTTCAGGATTCAGCCTTTCCAGTTAAGAATAGGCCAATTTACGCTTTGAATACTGCTGCCCTCAACAAAGCAAGCATGGATTCATCGCTCGAGAGTATTGCACTAGCCATTGACAAAATAATGGATCGCCATGCCAATGAAAGAGGCATTGTACATACGACTTCTTACACGCAGGCCAGGTATATTGTTGGACATGTTTCAGAGCCAAATAGAAAAAGGCTCATTAATACAGAAGGCAGTTTTGACAGGTCAATTCTCATAAGGATGCATGGGGCGAGCGATGCTTCAGTCCTTATCTCTCCCAGCCTTCACGAAGGAGTAGATCTGAAAGATGATTTATCAAGGTTCCAGGTTATTGTGAAAGTGCCATATCCAGATCTTTCGGATAGAAGGACCAAGACTATACTCCAAATGGACAGGGCTTGGTATGATTGGCAGACTGCCCAAAGGCTCGTACAAACCTATGGAAGAAGTGTTAGGAGTGAAACAGATCATGCAATTACATATGTCCTCGATTCGAACTTTACAAGATTTGTTAATACAAACAGGGACCTGTTCCCCAAGTATTTTCTTGATGCGATAAAAGTTGGGGAACCTTTCAGGAATTAG